One window of the Hemitrygon akajei chromosome 5, sHemAka1.3, whole genome shotgun sequence genome contains the following:
- the LOC140728267 gene encoding secreted phosphoprotein 24-like: MKTFLLTIAAVQILHCSGLPSTKRALRASVIKLNEMTEIPNLCGITGRRGKNVYRTGKLSYNVDLIFSVKETVCSKNSRLEFDDRRCHFRPKKTAAKGICKSSVEYFAGKVVDIDVECRGLRTIDSKSHSLESSENSIELKAWRAPVREVYKRVKQVKQIVG, encoded by the exons ATGAAAACCTTCCTGCTCACCATCGCTGCCGTGCAGATCCTCCACTGCTCAG GACTGCCAAGCACCAAGAGAGCTCTGAGAGCGTCAGTTATAAAGCTGAATGAAATGACCGAGATCCCCAACCTCTGTGGTATCACTGGCAGAAGAGGAAAGAAC GTCTACCGCACGGGGAAACTGTCATACAACGTGGATCTAATATTTTCAGTGAAAGAAACTGTCTGTTCCAAAAATTCCAGACTGGAATTTGATGATCGCAGATGTCACTTCCGTCCCAAAAAGACTGCG GCAAAAGGAATCTGCAAAAGCAGTGTTGAATACTTTGCTGGCAAGGTTGTTGACATTGATGTGGAGTGTCGAGGTCTGAGGACAATTGATAGCAAAAGTCATTCATTAGAGTCGAGCGAAAACAGCATAGAG CTAAAAGCCTGGAGAGCACCTGTTCGAGAAGTCTATAAAC GTGTAAAACAAGTCAAACAAATCGTTGGTTGA